One window of Chryseobacterium sp. JJR-5R genomic DNA carries:
- a CDS encoding ribonuclease Z: MSTYLTILGFNSAIPTINSSPTAQFLEMEERSFLIDCGEGTQVQLRKAKAKFSKINHIFISHLHGDHCFGLPGLIASFRLLGRDNPLHVYGPKGIKKMLETIFTITETHRGFEVVYHELDKKESEKIYEDNRVEVYTIPLDHRIYCNGYLFKEKPKDRHLNMKEIAKYDEIETCDYHHIKAGKDFVLSDGYVLKNEILTIEPAAPVSYAFCSDTRYLESVIPIIKNVNVLYHESTFLHDLKEMADYTGHTTALEAAAIAQKAQVGKLILGHFSNRYADLTVFTDEARTVFSNTFLPKALESVKI; the protein is encoded by the coding sequence TTGAGTACTTATTTAACGATATTAGGCTTTAATTCAGCAATTCCCACCATCAATTCTTCTCCTACCGCACAGTTTCTGGAAATGGAAGAGAGGTCATTTCTTATTGACTGCGGGGAAGGCACGCAGGTTCAGCTGAGAAAAGCAAAAGCAAAATTTTCCAAAATCAATCATATTTTTATTTCCCATCTGCACGGGGACCATTGTTTCGGCCTGCCGGGGCTGATTGCTTCTTTCAGACTGCTCGGAAGGGATAACCCGCTGCATGTATATGGCCCGAAAGGCATTAAGAAAATGCTGGAAACCATTTTTACCATTACGGAAACCCACCGTGGTTTTGAAGTGGTCTATCATGAGCTGGACAAAAAAGAATCTGAAAAAATTTATGAAGACAATAGGGTAGAGGTTTATACCATCCCGCTGGACCACAGGATTTACTGTAACGGGTATCTGTTTAAGGAAAAACCCAAAGACAGGCACCTGAATATGAAGGAGATTGCTAAATACGACGAAATAGAAACCTGTGATTACCATCATATCAAAGCAGGAAAGGACTTTGTTTTGAGTGACGGATATGTCCTGAAGAATGAAATCCTTACTATTGAGCCGGCTGCTCCCGTTTCTTATGCATTCTGCAGTGATACGAGATATCTGGAAAGTGTTATTCCCATTATTAAAAATGTAAACGTGCTTTATCATGAATCTACATTTTTACATGATCTGAAAGAAATGGCGGATTATACCGGGCATACAACCGCTTTAGAGGCTGCAGCGATTGCACAGAAAGCCCAGGTCGGGAAACTCATCCTGGGGCATTTTTCCAACCGGTATGCAGATTTAACGGTATTTACGGATGAAGCCAGAACTGTTTTCTCCAACACTTTTTTACCGAAGGCACTGGAGTCTGTAAAAATTTAG
- a CDS encoding TIGR02757 family protein, with the protein MLKIEELKIFLDEKADQYNRPDFIEHDPIQIPHRFCLKQDIEIAGFLAATISWGNRKAIIRSAEKMLEIMGNSPYDFVMNYSERDLQEIQGKSIHRTFNGEDFAYFIQQFNKIYKENESLESLFMVNDPETNFLHAIERFRSRFLGIEKHRSHKHVSSPYKNSSTKRIIMFLRWMVRKDRRGVDFGIWENIDQKHLSIPLDVHTGNISRKLGLISRTQNDWKTVEELDLVIRKLDKMDPAKYDFALFGLGVTKEIT; encoded by the coding sequence ATGCTGAAAATTGAAGAATTGAAAATATTCCTGGATGAAAAAGCAGATCAGTACAACCGTCCCGATTTCATAGAACATGACCCGATACAGATTCCGCACCGTTTTTGCCTGAAGCAGGATATCGAAATTGCGGGTTTCCTGGCGGCTACCATTTCGTGGGGAAACCGTAAAGCAATCATCAGGTCAGCAGAAAAAATGCTGGAGATTATGGGGAATTCACCCTATGATTTTGTCATGAATTATTCTGAAAGAGATCTGCAGGAAATTCAGGGAAAAAGTATCCACAGAACTTTTAACGGTGAAGATTTTGCCTATTTCATACAGCAGTTCAACAAGATCTACAAGGAAAATGAAAGCCTGGAAAGTTTATTCATGGTAAATGATCCGGAAACCAATTTTCTTCATGCCATTGAAAGGTTCAGGAGCCGGTTTTTAGGCATTGAAAAGCACCGGAGCCATAAGCATGTAAGCTCGCCGTATAAAAATTCTTCCACCAAAAGAATCATCATGTTCCTCCGGTGGATGGTGCGCAAAGACAGGCGAGGGGTAGATTTCGGCATCTGGGAAAATATAGACCAGAAACATCTTTCCATTCCGCTGGATGTACACACAGGAAATATCTCCAGGAAACTGGGCCTGATTTCAAGGACACAGAATGACTGGAAAACGGTAGAAGAACTGGATCTGGTCATCAGGAAACTGGATAAAATGGATCCCGCGAAATATGATTTTGCCCTGTTCGGATTAGGGGTAACAAAAGAAATAACATAA
- a CDS encoding type II CAAX endopeptidase family protein produces MENKYPKYTFTWIGGLLLLAGLFAGTMVTSFFNVFWMFTFKENLQYKDWFFMLSNAAGFLTAIAFFDFFVVRRTTGKKLNFNFSPTNLYTFLLIFPMMVGMMFIAEFITSQIPTTGPFFGKYYEFFTQLMEQLTDDPVVMVITAVICAPIFEEIIFRGIIQKGLINKGVKPWKAILSASVIFGLVHGNPWQFVGAVLLGSVLGLVYHKTQSLLLPMLLHGFNNLCSTLLIAYTKNESFADALKVSEWAILAAGIVLFSTFYYLFTVKNKIQYITNKEV; encoded by the coding sequence ATGGAAAATAAATATCCGAAGTATACATTTACATGGATCGGAGGCCTGTTGCTGCTGGCGGGATTATTTGCAGGTACTATGGTCACCTCTTTTTTTAATGTCTTCTGGATGTTTACTTTTAAGGAAAACCTTCAGTATAAAGACTGGTTTTTCATGCTATCCAATGCCGCCGGATTCCTTACGGCCATCGCTTTCTTTGATTTTTTTGTGGTAAGAAGAACGACAGGGAAAAAGCTGAATTTCAATTTTTCACCGACAAACCTTTATACTTTTCTCCTGATCTTTCCGATGATGGTCGGGATGATGTTCATTGCGGAATTTATTACTTCACAGATTCCTACAACAGGGCCTTTTTTCGGGAAATACTATGAATTTTTCACACAGCTGATGGAGCAGCTGACCGATGATCCTGTGGTTATGGTTATCACTGCTGTAATCTGTGCCCCGATTTTTGAGGAGATTATTTTCAGGGGGATTATCCAGAAAGGACTGATTAATAAAGGTGTAAAGCCCTGGAAAGCCATACTCTCCGCTTCTGTTATTTTCGGGCTGGTGCACGGAAATCCGTGGCAGTTTGTCGGGGCGGTTTTGTTAGGCAGCGTTTTAGGGCTGGTGTACCACAAAACCCAATCCCTGCTGCTGCCGATGCTGCTTCACGGCTTTAACAATTTATGCTCAACCTTATTAATTGCCTATACGAAAAATGAAAGTTTTGCAGACGCGCTTAAAGTGTCGGAATGGGCAATACTGGCGGCGGGCATTGTCCTTTTTTCAACGTTTTACTATCTGTTTACAGTGAAAAATAAAATACAATATATTACAAATAAAGAGGTCTGA
- the rdgB gene encoding RdgB/HAM1 family non-canonical purine NTP pyrophosphatase, with product MELLVATHNIHKKEEIQQILEDDFVVKSLTDYNIHEEIVEDGDSFNANALIKAKYCFGKTGIPSLGDDSGLVVEALDGRPGIFSARYAGDHDFAKNIEKVLGEMKDVENRRAYFITVLCYYDENGPKYFDGRVHGNLLSENKGFQGFGYDPVFVPEGHEMTFAEMNPEDKNKISHRKQALDLFLDFLKVND from the coding sequence ATGGAATTACTGGTAGCAACCCACAACATACATAAAAAAGAAGAAATCCAGCAGATCTTGGAAGATGATTTTGTGGTGAAAAGCCTTACGGATTATAATATTCATGAAGAAATTGTAGAGGATGGGGATTCCTTCAATGCCAATGCTTTGATCAAAGCAAAATATTGTTTCGGGAAAACAGGCATTCCCAGCCTTGGGGACGACAGCGGCCTGGTGGTTGAGGCCCTGGACGGAAGGCCCGGCATTTTTTCCGCCCGGTACGCCGGTGACCATGATTTTGCAAAAAATATTGAAAAGGTTTTGGGAGAAATGAAAGATGTGGAAAACCGCAGAGCATATTTCATTACCGTTTTATGCTACTATGATGAAAACGGGCCTAAATATTTTGACGGAAGGGTTCACGGGAATTTGTTATCTGAAAATAAGGGGTTCCAGGGTTTCGGCTATGACCCTGTTTTTGTTCCTGAAGGGCATGAAATGACTTTTGCGGAAATGAATCCTGAAGATAAGAATAAAATCAGCCACAGAAAACAGGCACTGGATCTTTTCCTTGATTTTTTGAAGGTGAACGATTGA
- a CDS encoding MFS transporter, whose protein sequence is MDRLINRPENVSLSLLSYVCFTFAGYFIIGLSLAVLPIFINKSLGFSLVVAGLVISLQYVSTFFLRAYSGKIIDGKGPKPAILYSMLGFSLTGIFLIVAYYFKFSPYLSLIFLIVTRLLTGCAEGLVGASPINWAIMAAGEEHTAKIISYNGVASYGALAIGASLGITIEQDFSLYGIGILSIFMGIAGFLYARTKENKTNTNTQEPQSFWKVLGKVAPFGICLALGGLGFASISTFITLYYNYFHWNNGALCLSIFGGLFVAGRLIFSNVIKNYGGIRVAIACLLVETIGLLIIAFGTNAETALVGAGVTGLGFSLIFPALGVVAIKSVPASNQGSALAGYGLFIDLSLGVAGPLIGGVADVYGMRYIFPFSAGMVFIGLGLAYLLKRKSYLEQMR, encoded by the coding sequence ATGGATCGATTAATCAACCGGCCGGAGAATGTCAGCTTATCCCTGCTTTCATATGTATGTTTTACTTTTGCGGGATATTTTATCATCGGCTTGTCGCTCGCTGTTCTTCCTATTTTTATCAATAAAAGCCTGGGATTCAGCCTAGTGGTGGCGGGTCTGGTCATCAGCCTGCAGTATGTTTCCACGTTTTTCCTGAGGGCATATTCGGGGAAGATAATTGACGGAAAAGGCCCTAAGCCGGCCATCCTGTACAGCATGCTGGGCTTTTCGCTTACCGGTATTTTCCTGATTGTGGCCTATTATTTTAAATTTTCACCCTACCTCAGCCTGATATTCCTGATCGTGACGCGCCTGCTTACGGGCTGTGCAGAAGGGCTGGTCGGTGCAAGCCCGATCAACTGGGCCATTATGGCGGCCGGCGAAGAACATACCGCAAAAATCATTTCGTATAACGGCGTTGCCTCTTACGGGGCATTAGCCATCGGGGCTTCTCTGGGCATTACCATTGAGCAGGATTTCAGCCTGTACGGTATCGGTATCCTTTCCATCTTCATGGGAATCGCAGGATTCTTATACGCACGGACCAAAGAAAATAAAACAAACACCAACACCCAGGAGCCCCAGTCTTTCTGGAAGGTTCTGGGAAAAGTTGCTCCTTTCGGAATCTGTCTTGCATTGGGAGGGCTCGGCTTTGCCAGCATATCGACTTTCATCACCCTGTATTATAATTATTTTCACTGGAACAACGGAGCGCTGTGCCTGAGCATTTTCGGCGGGCTATTTGTTGCGGGGCGGCTGATTTTCAGCAATGTGATCAAAAATTATGGCGGAATAAGAGTGGCTATTGCCTGCCTGCTGGTAGAAACCATCGGGCTTCTGATTATTGCATTCGGGACGAATGCTGAAACGGCTCTCGTCGGGGCAGGGGTTACGGGATTAGGATTTTCATTGATTTTCCCGGCTTTGGGCGTGGTAGCCATCAAAAGCGTCCCTGCTTCAAATCAGGGGTCCGCATTAGCCGGGTACGGGCTTTTCATTGATCTTTCCCTGGGTGTTGCAGGCCCTCTGATCGGCGGGGTGGCGGATGTTTACGGGATGAGGTATATTTTCCCGTTCAGCGCCGGGATGGTGTTTATCGGGCTGGGGCTGGCTTATCTGTTGAAAAGAAAATCATATCTGGAACAGATGAGGTAA